AGTTTTATTTAACCACTGCACACTCATATTCTTGTTTGTTTATTAATACATACCTGATTCTGTTGAGTAATTTCCGGGCTATTCTTACGATGGCCTTATTCGGTTCCATTCGCCGGCAATACTCATGAAAACTTTTAGTCAGTGCCGGATCCAGGCGTGCGGCTACCCATGCACTTTCAATCAGGGCGCTGCGCAGCACGCTATGCCCCCGTCGGGTGATAGTACCGGCTAGTTCTTTTTCCCCACTTGAATGCGTCGAGGGGATGAGTCCTATAAAACTGCAGAGTTGATCCGTGTTTTTAAACCGGTTAATCGTCTCCAGCTCGGTTAATAAGGTCATGGCCGTTAATAATCCGATGCCAGGGATACTTCGCAGTAAAGCGATGGCTTCCTGGTAAGTACCTGTTTTTGATAGCTCTAGTAAATGCCGGGTGAGTTGCAATACAGAGGCTCTCAAATGTTTCGCTTCTAAAATCATGGCCTGCAGGGCCGTTTTACTACTCTGCTCAGCCATAGCGATGCTTTCCAGCCAATCAACAAAAGGTTTCGACCAGTGGGACTGTTTTTTGGTGAAGGGCGCAGGTAGTTCAATGCCATGAAAGTACAGGAACGATTTTACCCGGTTTTTATACCGGGCAAGGTCCTTGGTCAGTATGGACCGGGTGCGAACTAAACAACGGTCCTCTAGGGTTTTACTGGAAGGAACATAAATCGGGATTAAGGCGCCACTTCTTAATGAGTGTGCGATTTTACGGCTATCCCTGGAATCCTCTTTTTGCACTTTTTCTTTATCGGTGGTGGGAATATCGGCAGGATTGACCACGATGGAGTGAATGCCCAGAGCCTCCAAGCGGTTATGGATCCAGTAGCCGCAGAAGCCTGCTTCGTAGGCGGAATGATAGGTGCCGCCGGGGAAATTCTGCCGGAGATACTGGTGTAATACTTCGGGTTTAGGTGGCTGCGAAAAGGTTTTATGGGTGAGCAGTTCAGTCATAACGGTAACCTGCCAGCTTTTTAAGTGCACGTCAAAACCAACATAAATGTTTTGACCGCTAAAATCTAATTGATTAACTTGTGGTTGCATAAGTTCCAGTGTTATAAAATTTTAGGGGTTCTTTCTTAAATTTACATAACTTCCTGGAACTTATTCCTTTACAAACATACGGCCTGCAGATTCCGCTTCGCAACGGACACCCTTGCTC
Above is a window of Solitalea lacus DNA encoding:
- a CDS encoding IS110 family transposase, producing the protein MQPQVNQLDFSGQNIYVGFDVHLKSWQVTVMTELLTHKTFSQPPKPEVLHQYLRQNFPGGTYHSAYEAGFCGYWIHNRLEALGIHSIVVNPADIPTTDKEKVQKEDSRDSRKIAHSLRSGALIPIYVPSSKTLEDRCLVRTRSILTKDLARYKNRVKSFLYFHGIELPAPFTKKQSHWSKPFVDWLESIAMAEQSSKTALQAMILEAKHLRASVLQLTRHLLELSKTGTYQEAIALLRSIPGIGLLTAMTLLTELETINRFKNTDQLCSFIGLIPSTHSSGEKELAGTITRRGHSVLRSALIESAWVAARLDPALTKSFHEYCRRMEPNKAIVRIARKLLNRIRYVLINKQEYECAVVK